One segment of Peromyscus leucopus breed LL Stock chromosome 5, UCI_PerLeu_2.1, whole genome shotgun sequence DNA contains the following:
- the Hus1b gene encoding checkpoint protein HUS1B, with the protein MKFRARITSKSFLELFIQVSGTVARLTKVCVLRMCPDSLCFCPTGTLGEGQLWGEVRRGVFRHFCMEGVSEEFNEIYLELKSEHLARAVRNAGSASSLKLQLTNKRRPCLTVVVELASCPGHTRAMVHDLPVKVLPRRWWKEYTEPRVRASDVSVYLPALKTLKNMVERMANMGDRVLVEANLNGKMNLSVETDVVTIKSYFKNLGNPPKSVLGVTQGKDPENMVQVRVDNRKLLLFFEGQQINPTMALCNILSNTLLHLVLVHDDISLQYFIPAS; encoded by the coding sequence ATGAAGTTTCGGGCCAGGATCACCAGCAAGAGTTTTCTAGAGCTCTTCATCCAGGTCAGCGGCACCGTAGCGAGGCTGACGAAGGTCTGTGTGCTTCGAATGTGTCCTGACAGTCTGTGCTTCTGCCCCACAGGGACACTGGGTGAGGGCCAGCTGTGGGGTGAGGTGAGGCGGGGAGTCTTCCGCCACTTCTGCATGGAGGGTGTTTCGGAGGAATTCAATGAAATCTATCTAGAGCTGAAGTCTGAGCATCTGGCCAGAGCCGTGAGGAATGCGGGCAGCGCTTCATCCCTGAAGCTCCAGCTCACCAACAAGCGTCGTCCCTGCCTCACTGTGGTGGTGGAGCTGGCGTCGTGCCCCGGCCACACTCGTGCCATGGTCCACGATTTGCCTGTGAAGGTGCTTCCCAGAAGGTGGTGGAAAGAGTACACAGAGCCCCGAGTTCGGGCCTCGGATGTGAGTGTTTATCTGCCAGCTTTGAAGACCCTGAAGAACATGGTGGAGAGGATGGCAAACATGGGCGATCGGGTGCTGGTGGAAGCAAATCTAAACGGCAAAATGAACTTGAGTGTAGAAACTGATGTTGTGACTattaaaagctattttaaaaatcttggaAATCCTCCAAAGTCCGTTCTGGGTGTGACTCAAGGTAAAGACCCAGAGAACATGGTGCAAGTGAGGGTGGACAATAGGAAGCTTCTTCTGTTTTTCGAAGGACAGCAGATAAACCCCACAATGGCCTTATGTAATATTTTGAGCAATACTCTGCTTCATCTTGTTTTGGTTCATGATGATATCTCTCTTCAGTATTTTATTCCTGCTTCATAA